The following proteins are encoded in a genomic region of Spartobacteria bacterium:
- a CDS encoding Na/Pi cotransporter family protein, which yields MSGWATFFSLTGGLGLFLYGMDVMSSGIQKSAGNRMRNIMNRLTSNRIAGVFTGMMVTGIIQSSSATTVMLVSLVNAELVSLVQAIGVIMGANIGTTMTAWIVALLGFKMKITMLAMPAIALSMPFFFSKYEKRRDIARGLLGFGILFLGLHMMKESVPDLSAHPNYLSFVQTISNYGFFSVLLFVLIGTLVTIAVQSSSAAMAITIMMAYAGWIGYEAAVAIVLGENIGTTVTANLAAMGMSTNAKRAALAHTVFNSIGVLWVLVLFYPFIHMVDALVPGDITDPATLPIHLSMFHTMFNITNTFVMIWFVPQIANLVTRILPMHEKKSTKGYKLPMAPAHIPDAAESNLITARAELGKFSQFIHAMLLRIMNLTDVTDPEQIERVKDEMCEEETQTDIMQEVIARFLMDCTTDGMSDRQIRMSTNYQRIAHELESIADSCLNIAFLFARNPDWKAKLHKKAPDQFMNYISLVLDFLNYNSDFAQHQLKNYDFNIAVNLEVAINQKRDQLQRISRRKLEKGADVRSELFFLDVVRHLEHIGDYSLNIAQAIRELDDN from the coding sequence ATGAGCGGCTGGGCAACCTTCTTTAGCCTTACGGGCGGTCTAGGACTATTTCTTTACGGAATGGATGTCATGAGTTCAGGCATCCAGAAAAGCGCAGGCAACCGCATGCGCAACATTATGAACCGCCTTACGTCAAATCGGATCGCCGGCGTTTTCACCGGCATGATGGTCACCGGTATTATCCAGTCTTCTTCTGCGACAACGGTGATGCTCGTCAGCCTAGTCAACGCCGAACTGGTATCCCTGGTTCAGGCCATCGGTGTCATCATGGGTGCCAATATAGGTACAACCATGACGGCATGGATTGTGGCGCTGCTCGGTTTTAAAATGAAAATCACTATGCTGGCCATGCCCGCCATTGCCCTGTCGATGCCGTTCTTTTTCAGTAAATACGAAAAACGGCGCGATATCGCACGCGGACTGCTCGGCTTTGGAATTCTGTTTCTCGGACTCCATATGATGAAAGAATCCGTTCCTGACCTGAGCGCGCACCCCAACTACCTCTCATTCGTTCAAACGATCTCAAATTACGGATTCTTCTCCGTTCTACTCTTTGTACTCATTGGAACCCTTGTCACCATCGCCGTGCAGTCATCCTCTGCCGCCATGGCGATCACCATTATGATGGCCTATGCCGGGTGGATTGGTTACGAAGCGGCCGTCGCCATCGTTCTGGGTGAAAATATCGGAACAACCGTCACCGCAAACCTCGCGGCCATGGGTATGAGTACCAACGCAAAACGTGCCGCTCTGGCGCATACAGTATTCAATTCTATCGGCGTTTTGTGGGTTCTCGTATTGTTCTACCCCTTTATCCACATGGTCGATGCACTCGTTCCCGGCGATATAACAGATCCTGCAACGCTACCCATTCACCTGTCCATGTTTCACACCATGTTTAACATCACAAATACCTTTGTCATGATATGGTTTGTTCCGCAAATCGCCAATCTGGTCACCCGCATTCTGCCCATGCACGAAAAAAAGAGCACCAAGGGCTACAAACTGCCCATGGCGCCCGCCCATATCCCTGATGCCGCCGAATCCAATCTGATCACAGCCCGTGCTGAACTTGGAAAATTTTCCCAGTTTATCCATGCCATGCTACTGCGTATCATGAATCTTACAGATGTTACCGATCCTGAACAAATCGAGCGCGTCAAAGATGAAATGTGCGAAGAAGAAACACAAACCGACATCATGCAGGAAGTCATCGCCCGCTTCCTCATGGACTGCACAACGGACGGCATGAGCGATCGACAAATACGCATGTCCACAAACTACCAGCGTATTGCCCATGAACTAGAAAGCATCGCCGACAGCTGTCTGAACATTGCATTTCTGTTTGCCCGCAATCCCGACTGGAAAGCGAAATTACATAAAAAGGCTCCTGACCAGTTTATGAATTACATATCCCTTGTACTCGATTTTCTAAATTACAATTCAGATTTCGCACAGCACCAACTCAAAAACTACGATTTCAACATTGCAGTAAATCTGGAAGTCGCCATCAATCAAAAACGCGACCAGCTACAACGCATTTCGCGACGTAAACTGGAAAAAGGCGCGGATGTCCGCTCGGAACTGTTTTTCCTCGATGTTGTGCGACACCTCGAGCATATCGGCGATTACAGCCTGAATATAGCCCAAGCCATCCGTGAACTGGACGATAACTAA
- a CDS encoding TlyA family RNA methyltransferase: MVVRGLAESREKAQRLIRSGVVRMNDQVLSKPGHTIADESDLVVTQAERFVSRGGEKLQGAFDVFNLDAAGLVCMDVGASTGGFTDCLLQHGATKIYAVDVGKGQLHWILRNDERVVVMEETNARYLQQSQFDRPIHMGVTDVSFISLTKILPAMVSVMQPKSALVALIKPQFEAGRSQVGKGGVVRDEAVRREVVQRIKRFGIEELHMKLIGISESPLRGPAGNIEYLSCWETT; encoded by the coding sequence ATGGTCGTTCGAGGACTGGCCGAAAGCCGCGAAAAGGCGCAACGACTGATCCGCAGCGGGGTCGTCAGGATGAACGATCAGGTGTTGTCCAAACCGGGCCACACCATTGCGGATGAATCCGATCTGGTCGTCACACAGGCGGAGCGATTTGTCAGCAGGGGCGGCGAAAAACTACAGGGTGCTTTTGATGTTTTTAATTTGGATGCAGCCGGGCTGGTGTGCATGGACGTCGGAGCCTCAACCGGTGGTTTTACCGACTGCCTGCTGCAGCATGGTGCTACGAAAATATATGCCGTTGATGTAGGCAAGGGACAGCTGCACTGGATTCTGCGTAACGATGAACGGGTTGTCGTCATGGAAGAAACCAACGCCCGCTATTTGCAACAGTCACAATTCGACCGTCCGATCCACATGGGGGTAACCGATGTATCCTTTATATCTCTGACTAAAATCCTGCCGGCCATGGTTTCCGTCATGCAACCCAAATCAGCTCTGGTTGCGTTAATAAAACCGCAGTTTGAAGCCGGACGCAGTCAGGTCGGCAAAGGCGGAGTTGTTCGGGATGAAGCAGTTCGCCGCGAAGTCGTCCAGCGCATTAAACGATTTGGAATAGAAGAATTGCATATGAAATTGATCGGTATCAGTGAATCACCTTTACGGGGTCCAGCTGGCAACATTGAATATTTATCCTGTTGGGAGACAACATGA
- a CDS encoding YjgP/YjgQ family permease: MNTITRYILKDYVATLVMTILVFTFVMCVGTVIKAIDLVARGVSFGIILQVFLANIPFILSFTIPMSSLTTVLLIFSRLSLDGEITAMKASGITMWQIISGPILMSILLSGLCVYLNSWAAPNSHFANRKILRSVGVEQPINLLEEGRFVRDFPNVMIYVGSKSDNKLGDIVVYELGDKGVKRNIRAKSGDIITDNTNHIIYVEMYDVRIDQPSEDAPMDLSKSKTVNARKYPVRLDFSQLMDDDRITKKVPDMTMPELINAVKNVRQAYPDLNEKDLLIQRMKLVVSANERLALSLACFSFTILGIPLGFKNKRKESSIGIGVSLLIVFLFYLFIIIADSLVRSPHLHPDMIIWIPVMISEIAGLLLIKRAN, from the coding sequence TTGAACACAATTACACGATACATTCTGAAAGACTACGTTGCCACCTTGGTGATGACCATTCTTGTTTTCACATTTGTGATGTGCGTTGGAACGGTCATCAAAGCCATTGATCTGGTAGCTAGAGGGGTGTCCTTCGGGATTATTCTTCAGGTCTTTCTCGCCAATATTCCGTTCATCCTTTCTTTCACGATTCCCATGAGTTCGCTGACCACTGTGCTGCTGATTTTCAGCCGCCTGTCGCTGGACGGTGAAATCACGGCGATGAAGGCGTCCGGCATTACCATGTGGCAGATAATCAGCGGACCAATATTGATGTCGATCCTGCTCTCGGGACTTTGTGTCTACCTCAATAGCTGGGCCGCACCAAATAGTCATTTTGCGAATCGGAAGATATTGCGGTCGGTAGGCGTTGAACAACCGATCAATCTATTGGAAGAGGGACGTTTTGTCAGAGACTTTCCTAATGTGATGATTTATGTCGGCAGTAAAAGTGATAATAAGCTGGGCGATATTGTGGTTTATGAATTGGGCGATAAAGGGGTTAAACGTAATATCCGCGCTAAATCAGGCGACATTATTACGGATAATACAAACCACATCATTTATGTGGAAATGTACGACGTACGTATTGATCAGCCCAGCGAAGATGCACCGATGGATCTGTCCAAATCGAAAACTGTCAACGCGAGAAAATACCCTGTTCGTTTGGATTTCTCCCAGTTGATGGACGATGACCGAATTACAAAAAAAGTGCCGGACATGACCATGCCCGAACTGATTAATGCGGTTAAAAATGTGCGACAGGCTTATCCCGATTTGAACGAAAAGGATTTGCTCATTCAACGCATGAAACTTGTGGTCTCGGCTAATGAACGACTGGCCTTATCGTTGGCGTGCTTCTCTTTCACCATTCTTGGTATCCCACTCGGTTTCAAAAACAAACGAAAAGAATCATCAATCGGTATCGGGGTCAGTCTTTTGATTGTTTTTCTGTTCTACCTGTTTATCATTATTGCTGACTCGCTGGTTCGGTCGCCCCATTTACATCCAGATATGATTATTTGGATTCCTGTAATGATATCTGAAATAGCCGGACTGCTGTTGATCAAAAGGGCCAATTGA
- a CDS encoding glycerol-3-phosphate cytidylyltransferase — translation MEERIITFGTFDLFHIGHLNILRRAKELGQHLTVGVSSDALNFLKKKRYPVYPETHRMEIVRSIRFVDDVFLEESLERKRDYIRDHQADMLVMGDDWRGQFDFCSDLCEVVYLERTPIISSTEIKIVCQNTQNALSPQKRWDML, via the coding sequence GTGGAAGAACGAATTATTACTTTTGGAACATTTGATTTGTTTCATATCGGACATCTCAATATTTTGCGGCGCGCCAAAGAGCTGGGTCAGCATTTAACCGTCGGTGTATCGTCGGATGCATTGAATTTCTTGAAGAAAAAACGGTATCCGGTTTATCCGGAAACGCATCGTATGGAGATTGTCCGTAGCATTCGCTTTGTGGACGACGTTTTTCTTGAGGAATCACTGGAGAGAAAACGCGATTACATTAGAGACCATCAGGCCGATATGCTGGTGATGGGTGATGACTGGCGGGGGCAGTTTGATTTTTGTTCAGATCTGTGTGAGGTGGTGTATTTGGAGAGAACGCCGATTATCTCGTCCACGGAAATTAAGATTGTCTGTCAAAACACACAGAATGCGCTCTCCCCGCAAAAAAGGTGGGATATGCTATAG
- the folD gene encoding bifunctional methylenetetrahydrofolate dehydrogenase/methenyltetrahydrofolate cyclohydrolase FolD, giving the protein MTATILDGKKIAETMREEIRADVLRLQKNGITPGLAVLLVGDDPASRSYVTAKERACEATGIYSKEVRLDATASKDEILQTVREFNNDAAIDGILVQLPLPDGRMEQEVIETILPEKDVDGFHPESVGRMMLGLPTFLPCTPHGVLHILKRSGVDTKGKHAVIVGRSNIVGRPLSNMLSLKTEMGNATVTMCHTGTNDLGYFTRQADILIAAAGRPHTITADMVKEDAVVIDVGVNRVDDASKARGYRLVGDVDFEAVKAKASMITPVPGGVGPMTITMLLFNTLQSAKNRLK; this is encoded by the coding sequence ATGACTGCAACCATTTTGGACGGCAAAAAAATAGCGGAAACCATGCGCGAAGAAATTCGTGCGGATGTACTTAGATTACAAAAAAACGGGATCACTCCTGGACTGGCCGTTTTGCTGGTGGGAGACGACCCTGCTTCACGTTCCTATGTCACGGCGAAAGAACGAGCCTGTGAGGCCACAGGAATTTACTCAAAGGAAGTACGACTGGATGCGACGGCATCAAAAGATGAGATTCTTCAGACAGTACGCGAGTTTAATAACGATGCGGCGATTGACGGGATATTGGTTCAACTGCCCTTGCCAGATGGCCGTATGGAGCAGGAGGTCATTGAAACCATTCTCCCAGAAAAGGATGTTGATGGATTTCATCCTGAAAGTGTGGGACGCATGATGCTGGGACTGCCCACATTTTTACCATGTACTCCCCATGGAGTGCTGCATATTCTTAAACGCTCAGGCGTCGACACCAAAGGCAAACATGCTGTTATCGTAGGGCGCAGTAATATCGTGGGGCGACCGTTATCAAATATGCTGTCACTAAAAACAGAGATGGGCAATGCCACCGTTACTATGTGCCATACCGGCACCAATGATTTGGGCTACTTTACACGGCAGGCAGATATTCTCATCGCGGCAGCAGGACGTCCACATACGATCACAGCCGATATGGTTAAAGAAGATGCTGTTGTTATCGACGTGGGCGTTAATCGGGTGGATGATGCTTCAAAAGCACGGGGATACCGCCTTGTTGGTGATGTCGACTTTGAGGCCGTTAAAGCAAAAGCCTCTATGATCACGCCTGTTCCCGGCGGAGTCGGCCCCATGACGATTACGATGTTGTTGTTCAATACGTTACAGTCGGCAAAAAACAGACTGAAATAA
- a CDS encoding transposase: MRQKRIKRDHLAYYHCMSRIVNRDMILGTLEKEHMRRLIRRVEGFTGVHVLTYAVMTNHIHLLLEEPERDGVRLITDDELIRRLHFLYSEGEVGEICGRWKEWEAEGLVDMVAEDKQTYLVRMHDISEFMKQVKQRFSCWYNRRNGRLGTLWDRRFKSVLVEDGAALRTMAAYIEMNPVRAGMVDDPKWYRFCGLGEAMGGVMCARRGIMKLASGVARLDDAVREKESIDVWDAASDVYWERVLMYDEIRCNPQLAMLDRTMIPDKLKKRMKISDFERLQCRSRYFCDGQVFGSLAFVEEFFEHNRDYFSSSRKHGARKTRGGWGDLFTIRDLSRWC; this comes from the coding sequence ATGAGACAGAAACGAATAAAGCGGGATCACTTGGCCTATTATCACTGCATGTCGCGCATTGTTAATCGCGACATGATATTGGGTACTTTGGAAAAGGAGCACATGCGCCGATTGATTCGCAGGGTTGAAGGGTTTACGGGGGTTCATGTGCTAACCTACGCAGTGATGACAAACCACATTCATTTGTTACTTGAGGAGCCGGAACGAGATGGTGTGCGGCTGATTACAGATGACGAATTGATCCGCCGGCTGCACTTTTTGTACTCTGAGGGCGAGGTCGGGGAAATTTGCGGTCGCTGGAAGGAATGGGAGGCGGAGGGGCTGGTTGATATGGTGGCTGAAGATAAACAGACCTATTTGGTACGTATGCATGATATCAGTGAATTTATGAAACAGGTCAAACAACGGTTTTCATGCTGGTATAATCGTAGGAACGGGCGTTTGGGTACGTTATGGGATCGTCGATTTAAAAGTGTTTTGGTGGAGGATGGGGCTGCTTTGCGGACGATGGCGGCATACATTGAAATGAATCCTGTGAGGGCTGGAATGGTGGATGATCCGAAATGGTACCGTTTTTGCGGGCTTGGTGAAGCCATGGGTGGCGTGATGTGTGCGCGGCGGGGGATCATGAAGCTCGCATCTGGTGTAGCACGTCTGGACGATGCGGTGAGGGAAAAGGAATCGATTGATGTGTGGGATGCGGCCTCTGATGTGTATTGGGAACGGGTGCTGATGTATGATGAGATTCGGTGTAATCCACAACTTGCGATGCTGGACAGGACTATGATTCCAGATAAACTGAAGAAACGGATGAAGATTTCCGATTTTGAACGGTTGCAATGCCGCAGCAGGTATTTTTGCGATGGGCAGGTGTTTGGTTCCCTGGCCTTTGTTGAGGAATTCTTTGAGCATAATCGCGATTATTTTTCGTCATCACGAAAACATGGTGCCAGAAAGACGCGCGGTGGCTGGGGGGATTTGTTTACGATCCGTGATTTGAGCCGCTGGTGCTAG